One Edaphobacter flagellatus genomic region harbors:
- a CDS encoding TonB-dependent receptor plug domain-containing protein: MFTLRFSLISLFVAGSLVSVAAQQTPPAPPPQIKPVEQTVTVTTAIPPIPLSESNRSVMTLDTREMPLLYNNVTDYLRQDTSVNLQARSPAGVQADMSIRGTTFEQSLVLVNGLRVNDPETGHLNLDISIPLDALTRVEVLHGSGSTFYGSDAIGGAVNLMTERPAADRRFALIAKSGAGNYGSLENHLRVDASTKTISEQLTGSRDSSNGFIADRNYTSNALSSETWLQAPKLGTTDILLAGSDRPYGANQFYGPYNSWERTKGWFGALQQQLGEKTSASFAYRKHTDLFVLLLNRPNYYRNNHVTTAWQGALRRADEVGANGTLSYGLEAYGDGIHSTNLGVHARNQGAGYVNLSLRSLKRFSLSLGAREQVFSGGDSVFSPNVAVAYALTSTMRLRAAVGHGYRLPTFLDLYYSDPTTIGNPNLKPESSWSYEGGVDWTPGRAPVTVTATGFSLRQKDGIDYSKYDLSKPWQATNVANFAYNGAEANVRVRLPARQQVQLGYTAVQATSPPKGLISEYAFNYAAQSALIAWSAELPYQIAARTQLAVVQKTTQSPYALWDVALSRNKGSFRPYVRALNLTDTSYQEIPGVPLQGRTIMAGAEMSWSRR, encoded by the coding sequence GTGTTTACGTTACGTTTCTCTCTGATCTCTTTATTCGTTGCTGGTTCTTTGGTGTCTGTCGCTGCGCAACAGACACCACCTGCTCCGCCGCCGCAAATCAAGCCTGTCGAGCAGACGGTGACGGTGACGACGGCGATTCCGCCGATTCCGCTGTCGGAGTCGAACCGGTCGGTGATGACGCTGGACACGCGCGAGATGCCTCTGCTCTACAACAACGTGACGGATTACCTGCGGCAGGACACGTCGGTGAATCTGCAGGCGCGTTCGCCTGCAGGCGTGCAGGCCGATATGTCGATTCGCGGCACGACGTTCGAGCAATCGCTGGTGCTGGTGAACGGGCTGCGTGTGAATGATCCAGAGACGGGTCATCTGAATCTCGACATTTCGATTCCGCTGGATGCGCTGACGCGGGTGGAGGTGCTGCATGGTTCGGGCTCGACGTTTTATGGGTCGGATGCGATCGGCGGTGCGGTGAATCTGATGACCGAGCGTCCTGCGGCGGATCGACGGTTCGCATTGATTGCGAAGTCGGGTGCGGGAAATTATGGCTCGCTGGAGAACCATCTGCGCGTCGATGCGAGCACGAAGACGATCAGCGAGCAGCTGACGGGAAGCCGCGACAGCTCGAACGGTTTTATCGCGGACAGGAACTATACGAGCAATGCGCTTTCGTCGGAGACATGGCTGCAGGCGCCGAAGCTGGGCACGACGGACATCCTGCTGGCCGGGAGCGACAGGCCGTATGGTGCGAACCAGTTTTACGGGCCGTACAACTCGTGGGAGAGGACGAAGGGCTGGTTCGGCGCATTGCAGCAGCAGCTGGGCGAGAAGACCTCGGCCTCGTTTGCGTATCGCAAGCACACGGATTTGTTTGTGCTGCTTTTGAATCGTCCGAACTACTATCGCAACAATCATGTGACGACGGCGTGGCAGGGTGCGCTGCGGCGGGCCGATGAGGTGGGCGCGAATGGAACGCTGTCGTATGGGTTGGAGGCGTATGGCGACGGCATTCACAGCACGAATCTGGGTGTTCATGCGCGGAACCAGGGCGCTGGTTATGTGAATCTTTCGCTGCGGTCGCTGAAGCGGTTTTCGTTGTCGCTGGGTGCGAGGGAGCAGGTGTTTTCGGGTGGTGATTCGGTGTTTTCACCGAACGTGGCGGTGGCGTATGCGCTGACGAGTACGATGCGGCTGCGTGCAGCGGTCGGTCATGGCTATCGCCTGCCGACGTTTCTGGACCTTTATTACTCGGACCCGACGACGATCGGAAATCCAAACCTGAAGCCGGAGTCGTCGTGGAGCTACGAGGGCGGCGTGGACTGGACGCCGGGGCGCGCTCCGGTGACGGTGACGGCGACGGGTTTCAGCCTGCGGCAGAAGGACGGCATCGATTATTCGAAGTACGATCTGTCGAAGCCGTGGCAGGCGACGAACGTGGCGAACTTTGCCTATAACGGTGCGGAGGCCAACGTTCGCGTGCGCCTGCCGGCTCGGCAGCAGGTTCAGCTTGGCTATACGGCGGTGCAGGCGACGTCTCCGCCGAAGGGGCTGATTTCGGAGTATGCGTTCAACTATGCAGCGCAGTCGGCGCTGATTGCTTGGAGTGCGGAGCTTCCTTACCAGATTGCGGCGCGGACGCAGTTGGCGGTGGTGCAGAAGACGACGCAGTCTCCGTATGCGTTGTGGGATGTTGCGCTGTCGCGCAACAAGGGGAGCTTCCGGCCGTATGTGCGGGCGCTGAACCTGACGGATACGTCGTATCAGGAGATTCCGGGGGTTCCGCTGCAGGGCCGGACGATCATGGCTGGTGCGGAGATGAGCTGGTCGCGGCGGTGA
- a CDS encoding MarR family winged helix-turn-helix transcriptional regulator — MRIESFLEQSPIFQANRVARRIESSLNALLAAEELTFMESLMLTAIFLEKKSIRPSELARTFETTRGNVSHAVSSLEAKRLVRRRIDPNDARGFRLDLEPAGRRRAVRVAAILDRMQSQIEQEIGPAKLETMLRQMNTVEQFCSRLA, encoded by the coding sequence ATGCGCATCGAATCGTTCCTCGAACAGAGCCCGATCTTCCAGGCCAACCGCGTCGCGCGCCGCATTGAGTCTTCGCTGAACGCTCTTCTCGCCGCCGAAGAACTCACCTTCATGGAATCGCTGATGCTCACCGCCATCTTCCTCGAGAAGAAGAGCATTCGCCCCTCCGAGCTGGCGCGCACCTTCGAAACGACACGCGGCAACGTCAGCCACGCCGTCTCCTCGCTCGAAGCCAAACGCCTCGTCCGCCGCCGTATTGACCCCAACGACGCCCGCGGCTTCCGCCTCGACCTCGAACCCGCAGGCCGCCGCCGCGCCGTACGCGTCGCCGCTATCCTTGACCGCATGCAATCGCAGATCGAGCAGGAGATCGGCCCCGCAAAACTTGAAACGATGCTCCGCCAGATGAACACCGTCGAGCAGTTCTGCTCACGCCTGGCTTAG
- a CDS encoding ribonuclease HI family protein: protein MSLRSTSSPSLFADAPSTSSGWVIAHCDGGARGNPGPSGYGAVLTGPNGEPLAELSEFLGIRTNNYAEYSGLLGVLAYALEHGYRRLKVVSDSELMVKQIQGKYKVNSPDLKPLWQEAKTRIARLDAFEISHALRHKNKDADRLANLAMDRGMKRPHAAGEPAPAALKATPYPTKSSAPADPDARPASSTMLRGFTRDGVIHVLGGKVLPDGVFVKIIPE, encoded by the coding sequence ATGTCTTTGCGTTCTACCTCCTCGCCCAGCTTGTTTGCCGATGCTCCTTCAACCAGTTCGGGGTGGGTGATAGCCCACTGCGACGGTGGGGCGCGGGGGAATCCGGGGCCGTCGGGTTATGGGGCCGTGTTGACCGGGCCGAACGGGGAGCCGCTGGCTGAGCTGAGCGAGTTTCTGGGTATCCGGACGAACAACTATGCCGAATACTCGGGCCTGCTGGGCGTGCTGGCCTATGCGCTGGAGCACGGTTACCGGCGGCTGAAGGTGGTCTCGGACTCCGAGCTGATGGTGAAGCAGATTCAGGGCAAGTACAAGGTCAACTCACCTGATCTGAAACCGCTGTGGCAGGAGGCGAAGACGCGGATTGCGCGGCTGGACGCCTTTGAGATTTCCCACGCGTTGCGGCACAAGAACAAGGACGCGGACCGGTTGGCGAATCTGGCGATGGACCGAGGTATGAAGCGTCCGCATGCGGCGGGCGAGCCTGCTCCCGCGGCGTTGAAGGCGACGCCGTATCCGACGAAGTCGTCCGCTCCGGCCGATCCCGACGCGCGTCCGGCTTCAAGCACGATGCTGCGCGGGTTTACGCGCGATGGCGTGATTCATGTGCTCGGCGGCAAGGTGTTGCCGGATGGTGTGTTTGTGAAGATCATTCCTGAATAA
- a CDS encoding RNA polymerase sigma factor — MEAEVVGMNPGGGLAAKLPLAHHGHKPGTFPLGLRDGALLRAGSSVESLPMAKAVTQPGARGTKLTQAQLEARAQQRIEDDELIREAQKGNRAAFDALVRRYDQSVLRLALHMLGNEQDAQDVHQEAFIKAYRHLGNFRFECSFYTWLYRIVTNLCLDQLRRRKSRREDPSTVIDASGDEMDLLANISDERAMSNPARELDRKVMGERIREALDKLTPRERMVFELKHYQGLKLRTIGEMLSTTEETAKNTLFRATRKLRANLAELRGT, encoded by the coding sequence ATGGAAGCTGAAGTCGTTGGGATGAACCCTGGCGGGGGGCTGGCAGCCAAACTCCCCTTAGCCCATCATGGGCATAAACCCGGCACCTTTCCACTGGGGTTGCGAGACGGAGCCCTTCTGCGGGCAGGTTCTTCTGTAGAATCTTTGCCAATGGCAAAGGCCGTAACCCAACCGGGCGCAAGAGGCACCAAGCTGACGCAGGCTCAACTGGAGGCTCGCGCCCAGCAGCGCATCGAGGACGATGAGCTGATCCGCGAGGCCCAGAAGGGAAACCGCGCAGCCTTCGACGCCCTCGTCCGCCGTTATGACCAGAGCGTGCTCCGGCTCGCTCTGCACATGCTCGGCAACGAGCAGGACGCGCAGGACGTGCACCAGGAGGCCTTCATCAAGGCCTACCGGCACCTGGGCAACTTCCGCTTCGAGTGCAGCTTCTACACGTGGCTTTATCGCATCGTGACGAACCTGTGCCTCGACCAGCTTCGCCGCCGCAAGAGCCGCCGCGAAGATCCATCGACCGTGATCGATGCAAGCGGCGACGAGATGGATTTGCTGGCCAATATCTCCGACGAGCGGGCCATGTCGAACCCGGCTCGCGAGCTGGACCGCAAGGTCATGGGGGAACGTATCCGCGAGGCGCTCGACAAATTGACGCCGCGCGAGCGGATGGTCTTCGAGCTGAAGCACTATCAGGGGCTGAAGCTCCGTACGATTGGCGAGATGTTAAGTACCACTGAGGAGACAGCGAAAAACACGTTGTTTCGGGCGACGCGCAAGCTGCGGGCCAACCTGGCCGAGCTGCGCGGCACCTAG
- a CDS encoding HEAT repeat domain-containing protein: protein MAKDNVVLAYYGELPDELAGPLEQHLMACEDCRTELETIQAMESPLASLPLVDPSPNLLAQSRMRLDDALDSIPPYGFFSRLRTNFFIWMGHLQSAPALATLLVGVGFLGGNFINRYQVAHETHPRPAGPTLTNQAQSVIGNITGIEHTPDSELVQVHYNKIVPETMEGSLDSPEIRELLLKGAMAPADGVRVNSVGLLASECKAGHECAARDDGKGVRNALLVALRYDKDPGVRLKALEGLEPYVTQDQKVRDALLDTLSTDPDSQVRIATVSLLEPVHRDSSVRRVLRTASTQDDNPYIRTVSYNALQGSDSIQ from the coding sequence ATGGCAAAGGATAACGTCGTCCTCGCATACTACGGCGAGCTGCCTGACGAGTTGGCTGGTCCGCTCGAGCAGCACCTGATGGCATGCGAGGACTGCAGGACCGAGCTTGAGACGATTCAGGCGATGGAATCGCCGCTGGCGTCTCTTCCGCTGGTCGACCCCTCGCCGAATCTGCTGGCGCAGTCGCGCATGCGGCTCGACGACGCATTGGACTCGATTCCGCCGTATGGTTTCTTCTCCCGCCTCAGGACGAACTTCTTCATCTGGATGGGTCACCTGCAGAGCGCTCCGGCTCTAGCCACGCTGCTGGTCGGCGTCGGCTTCCTCGGCGGCAACTTCATCAATCGCTACCAGGTCGCGCATGAGACGCATCCCCGCCCGGCCGGCCCCACGCTGACCAATCAGGCGCAGAGCGTCATCGGCAACATCACCGGCATTGAGCACACGCCGGACTCCGAGCTGGTGCAGGTCCACTACAACAAGATCGTTCCTGAGACGATGGAAGGCTCGCTCGACTCTCCTGAGATTCGCGAGCTGCTGCTGAAGGGAGCCATGGCTCCCGCCGATGGCGTGCGCGTCAACTCGGTCGGCCTGCTGGCCAGCGAGTGCAAGGCCGGCCACGAGTGCGCCGCGCGCGATGACGGCAAGGGCGTACGGAATGCGCTGCTGGTGGCCCTGCGCTACGACAAAGATCCCGGTGTGCGTTTGAAGGCACTCGAAGGCCTTGAGCCTTATGTGACTCAGGACCAGAAAGTCCGCGACGCGCTGCTCGATACACTCTCGACCGATCCCGACTCGCAGGTGCGCATCGCAACCGTCAGCCTGCTGGAGCCGGTCCATCGCGATTCGAGCGTTCGCCGCGTTCTGAGAACAGCATCCACACAGGACGACAATCCTTACATCCGCACCGTAAGCTACAACGCACTACAGGGCTCGGACTCGATCCAGTAG
- a CDS encoding PDZ domain-containing protein, whose protein sequence is MMHRKTHSSLMPRTIAVLVLAAGVIVFEAPAMFAAAQSGTIKNASHSTQGYLGIDLRDVSDDQITALKLKEAHGAEIVGMDHDGPACKSGMLVHDVVLQMNGQQVEGEEQLRRMLRETPAGRQVTFTISRDGQQRTITTQMANRDEVEKQAWENHYSVPEPEGSSALSIFRLHGNSFFGKSSTNPPKESHNFLGINTIVSSSYTGAKLEVMGPQLAQFFGVQGSSGLLVRSVEPRTPAASAGLRAGDVVVKINSVQVVSGSDWTKTIHENRGRPVNIVVLRDRHEQTITMTPDAKKRSSADSKTGLEDFFGYSDQAEETRATLAELAPMFDALAARMRKQLEDVRSTPEMDRMIARMDAWAANPDFQLQMTEARKQVTAAASAARTRLNSPEMQQKMACMRAQMRDMMRLD, encoded by the coding sequence ATGATGCACCGAAAGACACACTCCAGCCTGATGCCACGCACGATCGCAGTCCTGGTGCTTGCGGCGGGCGTAATTGTCTTCGAAGCGCCTGCAATGTTTGCCGCTGCGCAATCCGGCACGATCAAAAATGCTTCGCACAGCACGCAGGGATACCTCGGCATCGACCTTCGCGATGTCAGTGACGACCAGATCACGGCACTGAAGCTGAAAGAAGCGCACGGCGCCGAGATTGTCGGCATGGACCACGACGGTCCGGCCTGCAAGTCCGGCATGCTGGTGCACGACGTCGTCCTGCAGATGAACGGCCAGCAGGTCGAAGGCGAAGAGCAGCTCCGCCGCATGCTGCGCGAGACTCCCGCCGGACGCCAGGTCACCTTCACGATCAGCCGCGACGGCCAGCAACGCACCATCACCACGCAGATGGCCAACCGCGACGAGGTCGAGAAGCAGGCGTGGGAGAACCACTATTCGGTGCCGGAACCTGAAGGCTCCTCGGCGCTGTCGATCTTCCGCCTGCACGGTAACTCCTTCTTCGGAAAGTCATCGACCAATCCGCCGAAGGAATCTCATAACTTCCTCGGCATCAATACGATCGTCAGCTCTTCGTACACCGGAGCCAAGCTGGAAGTGATGGGGCCGCAGCTGGCACAGTTCTTCGGCGTACAGGGCAGCTCCGGCCTGCTGGTACGCAGCGTCGAACCGCGCACCCCGGCTGCCAGCGCAGGACTCCGGGCAGGCGATGTCGTCGTCAAGATCAACTCCGTACAGGTCGTTAGCGGCAGCGACTGGACAAAGACCATCCATGAGAACCGCGGCAGGCCGGTCAACATTGTCGTGCTGCGCGACCGGCATGAGCAGACCATCACGATGACACCGGACGCGAAGAAGCGCTCCAGCGCCGACTCGAAGACCGGGCTTGAAGACTTCTTTGGCTACTCAGACCAAGCCGAAGAGACGCGCGCTACGCTCGCCGAGCTGGCACCCATGTTCGACGCGCTGGCAGCCCGCATGCGCAAGCAGCTTGAAGACGTTCGCTCCACCCCGGAGATGGACCGCATGATTGCACGGATGGACGCGTGGGCCGCCAACCCGGACTTTCAGCTCCAGATGACCGAAGCCCGCAAGCAGGTCACAGCCGCAGCCAGCGCAGCACGCACGCGCCTGAATTCGCCCGAGATGCAGCAGAAGATGGCCTGCATGCGCGCCCAGATGCGCGACATGATGCGTCTGGATTGA
- a CDS encoding radical SAM protein, whose protein sequence is MSSIPTPPVKRKMTLRRRYKAAARLAREFESVASAVASTDHPYMAQIVPMRRCNLSCAYCNEYDDVSDPVPVDEMLRRIDHLGRLGTSVITISGGEPLLHPELDQIIARIRRTGAIAGMITNGYLLMPDRIERLNRAGLDHMQISIDNVMPDEVSKKSLKVLDKKLQMLAEHADFHVNINSVVGGGISNPDDARVVSERALSMGFSTTIGIIHDGDGQLKPLGAEERKVWDAVRSMTRRSYSRFNHFQEAIANGETNDWRCRAGGRYLYICENGLVHYCSQQRGFPGVPLADYTTEDVKREFLTEKSCAPSCTISCVHQVSYIDHWRAPQNSGTVTPNASHGNGQLVQIR, encoded by the coding sequence ATGTCTTCCATCCCCACCCCTCCCGTGAAGCGCAAGATGACTCTGCGCCGCCGCTATAAGGCTGCTGCCCGTCTGGCGCGCGAGTTCGAATCGGTCGCTTCCGCCGTAGCCTCGACGGACCATCCCTACATGGCACAGATCGTGCCCATGCGCCGCTGCAACCTCTCCTGCGCTTACTGCAACGAGTACGACGATGTCTCCGACCCCGTACCCGTTGACGAGATGCTGCGCCGCATCGACCACCTGGGCCGCCTTGGCACCAGCGTCATTACCATCTCGGGCGGTGAACCGCTGCTGCACCCGGAGCTCGACCAGATCATCGCGCGCATCCGCAGAACCGGCGCCATCGCCGGCATGATCACCAACGGCTATCTGCTGATGCCGGACCGCATCGAGCGGCTGAACCGGGCCGGACTCGATCACATGCAGATCTCGATCGACAACGTGATGCCGGACGAGGTCTCGAAGAAGAGCCTCAAGGTGCTCGACAAGAAGCTGCAGATGCTGGCCGAGCACGCAGACTTTCACGTGAACATCAATTCCGTGGTCGGCGGAGGCATCTCGAACCCCGATGATGCCCGCGTCGTCAGCGAGCGCGCTCTTTCGATGGGCTTCAGTACGACGATCGGCATCATCCACGACGGCGACGGCCAGTTGAAGCCGCTGGGTGCCGAGGAGCGCAAGGTGTGGGACGCCGTCCGCTCCATGACGCGCCGTAGCTACAGCCGTTTCAATCACTTCCAGGAAGCGATCGCCAACGGCGAGACCAATGACTGGCGTTGCCGCGCAGGCGGCCGCTACCTCTATATCTGCGAGAACGGACTGGTGCATTACTGCAGCCAGCAGCGCGGCTTCCCTGGCGTTCCGCTGGCCGACTATACGACCGAGGATGTGAAGCGCGAGTTTTTGACGGAGAAGTCCTGTGCGCCGAGCTGCACCATCAGCTGCGTCCATCAGGTGAGCTACATCGACCACTGGCGTGCACCCCAGAACTCCGGCACGGTGACACCGAATGCCTCACACGGCAATGGGCAGCTGGTCCAGATTCGATAA
- a CDS encoding class I SAM-dependent methyltransferase: MLNSKRFAIPLLSVLLVAAVSLQAQAPPQTSTEPRETSRPYTGDLSVFERPDRDQKLQVDRVMDLLGITAGKNVADIGAGSGWFTVRASKRVGPTGAVLAEDINPLAIEYIGKRVNKENLTNVRTVLGQPTNPMLPPTSVDAVLLLKVYHEIAQPIDFMRKLRLALHPGAKVGIIDKNGEAGNHGVNHEIVEREMAEAGYKLSATYDFTKGDGEDYFMIFVVK; this comes from the coding sequence GTGCTGAATTCAAAACGCTTCGCAATCCCTTTGCTTTCCGTCCTGTTGGTGGCTGCAGTGTCTTTGCAGGCGCAAGCTCCTCCCCAGACTTCGACGGAACCACGGGAGACAAGCAGGCCATACACCGGCGATCTCTCCGTCTTCGAACGCCCGGATCGCGACCAGAAACTGCAGGTCGATCGTGTCATGGATCTGCTGGGCATCACCGCCGGGAAGAACGTCGCCGATATCGGGGCGGGGTCAGGCTGGTTCACAGTACGGGCGTCGAAGCGCGTAGGACCGACGGGCGCGGTGCTGGCCGAGGACATCAACCCGCTGGCCATCGAGTACATTGGCAAACGCGTAAACAAGGAAAACCTTACAAACGTTCGCACCGTGCTGGGCCAACCGACGAATCCCATGCTGCCGCCCACAAGCGTCGATGCCGTCTTGCTTCTGAAGGTCTACCATGAGATCGCGCAACCGATTGATTTCATGAGAAAGTTGCGCCTTGCGCTCCACCCCGGAGCGAAGGTGGGCATCATCGACAAGAACGGCGAGGCCGGCAACCACGGCGTGAATCACGAGATTGTCGAGCGCGAGATGGCTGAGGCAGGTTACAAGCTAAGCGCGACGTACGACTTCACCAAAGGCGACGGCGAGGACTACTTCATGATCTTTGTGGTCAAGTAG
- a CDS encoding DsbA family protein encodes MRPKTMNRLVLAASALFVASLPAAIPAMAQYSVPPNSGQTFRDTSMLKPPAGAKVAIYKFEDLECPACAHAYPIVHAAAERYKIPIVRRDFPLKMHIWSRDAAITARYLQDKVSPAVAEEFRGAVFAAQTSIGSKDDLANFTRKFFQQHKLNEPFVMDPSGLFAAEIQADYTLGERIGITQTPTIWVVSNKSWVQVTDVSQLYTTIDSMESQVAQNTPAPTGNSKLRRPSTPQK; translated from the coding sequence ATGCGTCCAAAGACCATGAACCGTCTCGTCCTCGCCGCGTCCGCGCTTTTTGTTGCCAGCCTTCCTGCCGCCATCCCTGCTATGGCGCAGTACTCGGTTCCGCCCAACAGCGGCCAGACCTTCCGCGATACCTCGATGCTGAAGCCTCCCGCCGGCGCCAAGGTTGCCATCTACAAGTTCGAGGACCTCGAGTGCCCCGCCTGCGCCCACGCCTATCCAATCGTGCATGCGGCCGCTGAGCGCTATAAGATTCCCATCGTCCGCCGCGACTTTCCGCTGAAGATGCACATCTGGAGCCGCGACGCCGCCATCACCGCGCGCTATCTGCAGGACAAGGTTTCGCCTGCTGTCGCGGAGGAGTTCCGCGGAGCCGTCTTTGCCGCACAGACCTCCATTGGTTCCAAGGACGATCTCGCCAATTTCACGCGCAAGTTCTTCCAGCAACACAAGCTCAATGAGCCGTTCGTCATGGACCCCTCCGGCCTTTTCGCCGCTGAAATCCAGGCCGATTACACTCTGGGCGAGCGCATCGGCATCACGCAGACACCCACCATCTGGGTCGTCAGCAACAAGAGCTGGGTCCAGGTCACCGACGTGAGCCAGCTCTACACCACCATCGACAGCATGGAGTCGCAGGTCGCGCAGAACACGCCCGCTCCCACCGGCAACTCGAAGCTGCGCCGCCCTTCCACACCGCAGAAGTAA
- a CDS encoding TolC family protein, whose amino-acid sequence MKWTSFPAALLCFALAGSIQAQQQQPKQEDLPQAPTPNPAVLMTLAEGVTVERATPGALPLSIDDAIERGLKRNVDIIVATENQKLVHGQVLTVKNNLLPSVSATARTSTQETNLAALGFKPQSIKIPGFTGTFPSIVKVDVTSAQLNLDQQLFNVPAYYMYRAAQKADEVASWSMLNQRGTVALNVGTQYLRAVADASEIENAQALVKADEVALHQAQASHDAGVGTHLDVLRARVQLQTQQQALINAENTFAKDKIALNRLIGLPAEQELQLTDKAPFAEFAAMPIDQAMTLAFERRKDLRSLQAQEELAGRTLKAVKYERLPSLSFSGNYGVVGETQGLYHGVFGALGKLSFPIFEEGQLRGEREVAESQITGLHQQIASLKVSIEQQIRASMMDVATANALVLVAQSNVALATQALQDTTDRYAAGVDDNLPVVQAQATLAAAQSQLVQTLYQYNQAKLQLARNTGVVETQYKVYLGR is encoded by the coding sequence ATGAAATGGACGTCTTTTCCGGCTGCATTGCTGTGTTTCGCGCTCGCCGGGTCAATACAGGCACAACAGCAGCAGCCGAAGCAGGAAGACCTGCCGCAGGCCCCGACACCGAATCCCGCCGTGCTGATGACGCTGGCCGAGGGAGTAACGGTGGAGCGGGCGACACCGGGCGCATTGCCGCTGAGCATCGACGATGCCATTGAGCGTGGCCTGAAGCGCAATGTCGACATCATTGTCGCCACCGAGAATCAGAAGCTGGTGCACGGCCAGGTGCTGACCGTGAAGAACAACCTGCTGCCCAGTGTGTCGGCGACGGCACGTACCTCGACGCAGGAGACAAACCTGGCCGCGCTGGGCTTCAAGCCGCAGAGCATCAAGATTCCTGGTTTCACCGGAACGTTCCCTTCGATCGTGAAGGTGGATGTAACTTCGGCGCAGTTGAATCTTGACCAGCAGCTTTTCAACGTTCCGGCGTATTACATGTACCGCGCAGCGCAGAAGGCCGACGAAGTGGCCTCGTGGTCGATGCTGAATCAGCGCGGCACAGTGGCGCTGAATGTAGGAACGCAGTATCTGCGCGCAGTGGCCGATGCTTCGGAGATTGAAAATGCGCAGGCTCTCGTAAAAGCCGACGAGGTGGCGCTGCATCAGGCGCAGGCCTCACACGATGCGGGCGTGGGCACGCATCTCGACGTACTGCGCGCGCGGGTGCAGTTGCAAACACAGCAGCAGGCACTGATCAACGCAGAAAACACGTTTGCAAAAGACAAGATCGCGCTGAATCGCCTGATTGGCCTGCCTGCAGAGCAGGAGCTGCAGCTGACCGATAAAGCTCCATTTGCCGAATTTGCCGCGATGCCGATCGATCAGGCAATGACGCTCGCGTTCGAGCGACGCAAGGACCTGCGCAGTCTGCAGGCGCAGGAAGAACTTGCCGGACGCACGCTGAAGGCGGTCAAGTATGAGCGGTTACCGTCGCTTTCGTTCAGCGGCAACTATGGCGTGGTTGGCGAAACACAGGGCCTGTATCACGGCGTCTTCGGCGCTTTGGGCAAATTGAGCTTCCCCATCTTTGAAGAAGGCCAGTTGCGCGGTGAGCGCGAGGTGGCCGAGTCGCAGATCACTGGCCTGCATCAGCAGATCGCAAGTCTGAAGGTGAGCATCGAACAGCAGATTCGTGCCTCGATGATGGACGTGGCGACGGCAAACGCGCTGGTGCTGGTGGCGCAGTCGAATGTTGCGCTGGCAACGCAGGCGCTGCAGGATACGACAGACCGCTACGCCGCTGGTGTCGACGACAATCTTCCTGTGGTGCAGGCGCAGGCAACGCTCGCTGCCGCTCAGTCGCAGCTGGTGCAGACGCTGTATCAGTACAACCAGGCTAAGCTTCAACTGGCTCGCAACACCGGCGTGGTCGAGACGCAGTACAAGGTGTATCTGGGACGCTGA
- a CDS encoding PadR family transcriptional regulator — protein sequence MSTRSDRETQGKRDELLPGTLHLLILKTLALHGSLHGYEMVNSIRHSSDDVLQVEEGSLYPALQRMLIKGWVTAEWGVTAGNRRARYYKLTPDGRKQLAVELADYQRVIGAINRVIQIA from the coding sequence ATGTCAACGAGATCCGATCGAGAAACACAGGGAAAACGCGACGAGCTACTGCCGGGGACGCTGCATCTGCTGATCCTCAAGACGCTGGCGCTGCACGGCTCGCTGCATGGGTACGAGATGGTCAACTCCATCCGCCATAGCTCGGACGATGTGCTGCAGGTGGAAGAGGGCTCGCTGTATCCGGCGCTGCAACGCATGCTGATCAAGGGCTGGGTGACGGCGGAGTGGGGCGTGACTGCCGGCAATCGCCGCGCACGCTATTACAAGCTGACGCCAGATGGCCGCAAGCAGCTTGCGGTGGAGCTTGCCGACTACCAACGTGTCATCGGAGCGATTAATCGCGTCATTCAGATTGCCTAA